One Rhodoluna sp. KAS3 DNA window includes the following coding sequences:
- a CDS encoding bacteriorhodopsin-like: MSETLDNGQFNLVYNMLSLGLAAMLFTSIFLFFARERVLPRYRMAVMVSATVTAIAAYHYFRMFDNFNHAFAGAENNPDAYNVGYRYVDWLLTVPLLLVELVAVLALAKAAQSSILNRLVPAATAMIVLGYPGDAKLDIWGIAPSVWGLLSTIPFLYILYVLFIELGKSLVRQSPAVQKKVKLVRLLLIATWGVYPITFILAMNSTGFDANEFVAREVGYTIADVLAKCLFGLVIFSIARLKSAEDDAEFAKSEFRDA, translated from the coding sequence TTGTCTGAGACCTTAGACAACGGCCAATTTAACTTGGTTTACAACATGCTCTCTTTGGGGCTAGCAGCGATGCTGTTCACCTCAATTTTCCTATTCTTCGCTCGCGAACGCGTACTTCCGAGATACCGCATGGCGGTAATGGTGTCTGCAACAGTAACGGCGATTGCCGCGTACCACTACTTCAGAATGTTTGACAATTTCAACCATGCATTCGCTGGTGCCGAGAACAACCCAGATGCCTACAACGTGGGCTACAGATATGTCGACTGGCTACTCACCGTGCCCCTGCTACTGGTTGAATTGGTCGCTGTTTTGGCTTTGGCCAAGGCCGCTCAAAGCTCCATTCTCAACCGTTTGGTTCCAGCGGCAACGGCAATGATCGTATTGGGATACCCTGGCGATGCAAAGCTCGACATTTGGGGAATCGCACCGTCAGTGTGGGGCCTCCTATCAACGATTCCGTTCTTGTACATCCTGTACGTACTGTTCATTGAGTTGGGAAAGAGCTTGGTACGCCAATCTCCAGCTGTTCAAAAGAAGGTCAAGCTAGTTCGACTCTTGCTAATTGCAACCTGGGGCGTTTACCCAATCACCTTCATACTTGCGATGAACTCAACTGGATTCGATGCCAATGAGTTTGTTGCCCGCGAGGTTGGCTACACTATTGCAGACGTGCTAGCCAAGTGTCTCTTCGGCCTCGTAATCTTCTCAATTGCCCGACTAAAGTCGGCAGAAGACGACGCAGAATTTGCCAAGTCTGAATTCAGAGACGCATAA
- a CDS encoding tocopherol cyclase family protein, with amino-acid sequence MQSIGAFIQGVMHPEAFHGTGKNNLFFEGWYIKIISADQSQRWAVIPGIFRGQRGSSPDENQAFIQVLDGLTGRSWFHKFNTDAFYAATDKFEVKIGNNTFNVSGAVLDLPQLRGQVRYTTPLDPWPVTLREPGIMGWYGMVPLMECFHGVVSFGHSLGGVLEIEGKQVDLSGGRGYIEKDWGKSFPAGYVWMASNHFEGAADASLVASVALIPWLASSFRGFIIGFKHSGKLHRWATYNGSKESLLNIDDSHVTWSLTGPDGTLEIRAARVRGGLLHAPLRSAMYQRVEETLDAVIELKHIGADGSVLYEGRGTCAGLEVFGDIQKLLGSRT; translated from the coding sequence ATGCAGAGTATCGGTGCTTTCATACAGGGGGTAATGCACCCTGAGGCTTTTCACGGAACCGGCAAAAACAACCTGTTTTTTGAGGGCTGGTACATCAAAATTATCAGCGCCGACCAGTCCCAAAGGTGGGCGGTAATACCCGGCATCTTTCGCGGCCAGCGCGGCTCTAGCCCTGATGAAAACCAGGCGTTTATTCAGGTACTCGATGGCCTTACCGGCCGGTCTTGGTTTCATAAATTCAACACCGATGCCTTTTACGCAGCCACGGATAAATTTGAAGTCAAGATTGGCAACAACACCTTCAATGTCTCAGGTGCAGTTCTTGACCTACCACAATTGCGCGGGCAGGTCAGGTACACGACTCCCCTAGATCCGTGGCCGGTGACCCTGCGCGAACCAGGAATCATGGGTTGGTACGGCATGGTTCCACTCATGGAGTGTTTTCACGGTGTGGTTAGTTTTGGCCACAGCCTTGGTGGCGTACTTGAGATTGAGGGCAAGCAAGTAGATCTATCGGGTGGCCGAGGTTACATCGAAAAAGACTGGGGAAAATCCTTCCCCGCCGGTTACGTGTGGATGGCCTCAAATCATTTTGAGGGTGCGGCCGATGCCTCACTGGTGGCATCAGTGGCCCTAATCCCTTGGTTGGCCAGCTCGTTCCGCGGTTTCATCATCGGCTTCAAACATTCGGGCAAACTGCATCGTTGGGCCACCTACAACGGCTCCAAAGAATCCCTTTTGAACATCGATGACTCACACGTCACCTGGTCGCTCACCGGACCAGATGGAACCCTTGAAATTAGGGCTGCGCGGGTCAGGGGCGGGCTGCTTCACGCACCGCTTAGGTCGGCCATGTACCAGCGGGTTGAAGAAACTCTAGATGCAGTGATCGAGCTCAAGCACATAGGCGCTGACGGATCAGTTTTGTATGAGGGGCGCGGAACCTGTGCCGGCTTGGAGGTCTTTGGTGATATCCAAAAACTTCTTGGTAGTCGCACATAG
- the coaA gene encoding type I pantothenate kinase: MSDALSPFNEISRADWAELGNTTDLPLTEAEIQQIRGLGDFLDIKEVKDVYLPLSRLLNLYVAEHQKLHQATSNFLGSQSGRVPFIIGVAGSVAVGKSTVSRLLKELLSRWDGTPQVELITTDGFLYPNEELEKRGIMHRKGFPESYDRLALLKFVADIKSGAAETTAPVYSHLSYNIVPGETATVTRPDVLIIEGLNVLQSPGTGQDVALSDFFDFKIYLDAATENITEWFLNRFYKLRESAFTNPASYFHRYAEMDVEKALARANEIWSTINLPNLVENILPTRSRATLVLQKGSNHQVERVLLRKL; the protein is encoded by the coding sequence GTGAGCGATGCGCTGAGCCCTTTCAATGAGATTTCTCGAGCCGACTGGGCAGAACTCGGAAATACCACCGACCTCCCCCTAACTGAGGCCGAAATTCAGCAAATCCGGGGCCTTGGTGACTTCTTGGATATCAAAGAAGTCAAGGACGTCTACCTTCCGCTCAGCAGATTGCTAAACCTCTACGTGGCTGAGCACCAAAAGCTTCACCAAGCCACCTCAAACTTTCTGGGCAGCCAATCGGGTCGTGTGCCTTTCATCATCGGCGTTGCCGGTTCTGTGGCAGTTGGCAAGTCAACCGTTTCACGTTTGCTCAAAGAGTTGCTGAGCCGCTGGGACGGCACCCCGCAGGTTGAGCTCATCACCACCGATGGATTTCTGTACCCGAACGAAGAGCTGGAGAAGCGCGGGATCATGCACCGCAAGGGGTTTCCGGAGTCCTATGACCGCCTTGCCCTGCTCAAGTTTGTAGCCGACATCAAGAGCGGTGCGGCCGAAACCACAGCGCCGGTTTACTCACACCTGAGTTACAACATTGTGCCGGGTGAGACCGCTACTGTAACTCGACCAGATGTACTGATCATCGAGGGTTTGAACGTTCTTCAGTCACCGGGCACCGGCCAAGATGTGGCTCTGAGTGACTTTTTTGACTTCAAAATTTACTTGGATGCAGCCACCGAAAACATCACCGAATGGTTCTTGAACCGCTTCTACAAATTGCGTGAATCGGCCTTTACCAACCCAGCCTCATATTTTCACCGCTATGCCGAGATGGATGTTGAAAAGGCGCTTGCCCGTGCCAACGAAATCTGGTCGACAATCAACTTGCCAAACCTGGTTGAGAACATCTTGCCAACCCGTTCGCGCGCAACTCTCGTTCTGCAAAAGGGCTCCAACCACCAGGTTGAGCGCGTTCTGCTGCGCAAGCTCTAA